From one Novosphingobium sp. genomic stretch:
- a CDS encoding M20/M25/M40 family metallo-hydrolase: MKRLRQVLTGAVALGAVLSGTAQAAPAGNGLSAQAVEIGKGTRPDQVAFRALYKELVETDSSITTGSCTLLADKVEAHLRAAGFGDAQITRFAVPDHPKEGGLVAVLPGSSKTLKPILLLGHLDVVVAKREDWIRDPYTLIEEGGYFYGRGTSDMKAMDATWIDLLSRWKKAGYTPKRTVKLALTCGEETSWAFNGANWLANNKRDLIDAEFALNEGGGGRTDGHGNVIQQSLHVGEKFAINYQIAATNPGGHSSIPIRDNAIYEIADAVLKVRDYEFPLMLSDTTKAYFGKLGASRTDAMGAAMRTIASAPIGSAESQAAEKVLNTDRSFHSMLRTTCVATLVEGGHANNALPQKATANINCRVFPGVSVESVQEKLKEVMGDPRLTITMEKMRGPVAKAPPLTPQILGPVERLSALYFPGVPLVPTMSTGATDGIFLEAVGIPSYGPPGGFGDPDGNGVHGLNERRSVASVYIGRDFLSDLVKDYANR; encoded by the coding sequence ATGAAGCGGTTGCGGCAGGTTTTGACAGGCGCGGTGGCTTTGGGGGCGGTGCTGTCAGGGACGGCGCAGGCGGCGCCTGCGGGCAATGGTTTGTCCGCTCAGGCGGTGGAGATCGGCAAGGGCACGCGTCCGGATCAGGTCGCGTTCCGCGCGCTCTACAAGGAGCTGGTCGAAACCGACAGCTCGATCACCACCGGAAGCTGCACCCTGCTGGCCGACAAGGTGGAAGCCCATCTGCGCGCCGCCGGTTTCGGGGACGCCCAGATCACCCGCTTCGCCGTCCCCGATCATCCCAAGGAAGGCGGGCTGGTCGCGGTGCTGCCGGGCAGTTCCAAAACCTTGAAGCCGATCCTGCTGCTGGGCCATCTCGATGTGGTGGTCGCCAAGCGCGAGGACTGGATCCGCGATCCCTACACGCTGATCGAGGAAGGTGGCTATTTCTATGGCCGGGGCACCTCGGACATGAAGGCGATGGATGCCACCTGGATCGATCTGCTCTCGCGCTGGAAGAAGGCCGGTTACACGCCCAAGCGCACGGTAAAGCTGGCGCTGACCTGCGGCGAGGAAACGAGCTGGGCCTTCAATGGCGCCAACTGGCTGGCCAACAACAAGCGCGATCTGATCGACGCCGAATTTGCCCTTAACGAAGGCGGCGGCGGGCGCACCGATGGCCATGGCAATGTCATCCAGCAATCGCTGCATGTCGGCGAGAAATTCGCCATCAACTACCAGATCGCCGCGACCAATCCGGGTGGGCATTCCTCGATTCCTATCCGCGACAATGCGATTTACGAGATCGCCGATGCGGTGCTCAAGGTGCGGGATTACGAATTTCCGCTGATGCTGAGCGACACCACCAAGGCCTATTTCGGCAAGCTGGGCGCCAGCCGGACCGACGCCATGGGTGCGGCGATGCGCACCATCGCCAGCGCGCCGATCGGCAGTGCCGAGTCTCAGGCGGCGGAGAAAGTGCTCAACACCGACCGCTCGTTCCATTCGATGCTGCGCACCACCTGCGTCGCCACGCTGGTCGAGGGCGGCCATGCCAACAATGCGCTGCCGCAGAAGGCCACCGCCAACATCAACTGCCGCGTCTTTCCGGGTGTCAGCGTCGAATCGGTGCAGGAGAAGCTGAAGGAGGTGATGGGCGATCCGCGCCTGACCATCACCATGGAGAAGATGCGCGGGCCCGTCGCCAAGGCGCCGCCGCTTACTCCGCAGATCCTGGGGCCGGTGGAGCGGCTGAGCGCGCTCTACTTCCCCGGCGTGCCGCTGGTGCCCACCATGTCGACCGGCGCGACCGACGGCATCTTTCTGGAAGCGGTGGGGATTCCCTCCTACGGCCCGCCGGGCGGATTTGGCGACCCCGATGGCAATGGGGTGCATGGGCTCAATGAGCGGCGCTCTGTCGCCTCGGTCTATATCGGGCGCGATTTCCTGAGCGATCTGGTCAAGGATTACGCGAATCGCTGA
- the gyrB gene encoding DNA topoisomerase (ATP-hydrolyzing) subunit B, producing MSSDTENTPPVPNANAYGADSIKVLKGLDAVRKRPGMYIGDTDDGSGLHHMVFEVSDNAIDEALAGHCDLVLIELNADGSVSVEDNGRGIPTGIHAEEGVSAAEVIMTQLHAGGKFENTSDDNAYKVSGGLHGVGVSVVNALSEWLELTIWRDGQEHWMKFANGDAVSPLKVTGDAPIAERGARKGQPKKGTRVTFLASDETFKNVLTYDFDKLEHRYRELAFLNSGVRILLRDLRGEEVKEHDLYYEGGIGAFVRFLDRNKQALIPDPIAIHSERDGIGIDVALEWNDSYYENVLCFTNNIPQRDGGTHLAAFRAALTRTLNGYAERSGLLKKEKVSLSGEDMREGLTAIVSVKLPDPKFSSQTKDKLVSSEVRQPLESLMADKMSEWLEENPAHAKTVIQKVIDAAAAREAAKRARELTRRKGVMDIASLPGKLADCQERDPSKCELFLVEGDSAGGSAKQGRDRHYQAILPLKGKILNVERARFDRIISSKEVGTLIQAMGTGIRDEFNLEKLRYHKIVIMTDADVDGAHIRTLLLTFFHRQMPDIIRAGHLFIAQPPLYKVAKGRSEVYLKDNAALDRYLVEAGLAGRVLEAAGGARSGPDLESLVEHAIRLRNLMAFVPRRLNPSVIEALALSGALEHGLTVEERTEALGKASGWLNMSDPEARWSATLTEDGHVEVNRLWRGVTDYHKIDAAFLISAEARKLAKLAAEQAEAYASPARLVRSTAVAEPEPEATDADGEDTPAAASRPVAGEDTISRPSQLLEAVLAVGRKGLSIQRYKGLGEMNAEQLWETTLDPNNRALLQVKVEDADVTDEIFTRLMGDVVEPRRDFIQENALNVANLDV from the coding sequence ATGAGCAGCGATACCGAGAACACCCCGCCCGTCCCGAATGCCAACGCTTACGGCGCGGATTCCATCAAGGTCCTCAAGGGACTGGACGCGGTGAGAAAGCGCCCCGGCATGTACATCGGTGATACCGATGACGGTTCGGGCCTGCATCACATGGTGTTCGAAGTCTCCGACAATGCCATCGACGAAGCGCTGGCCGGCCACTGCGATCTGGTGCTGATCGAGCTGAACGCCGATGGCTCGGTGTCGGTCGAGGACAATGGCCGCGGCATCCCCACCGGCATCCATGCCGAGGAAGGCGTTTCGGCGGCAGAGGTCATCATGACCCAGCTCCACGCGGGCGGCAAATTCGAGAACACCAGCGACGACAATGCCTATAAGGTCTCGGGCGGTCTGCATGGCGTGGGCGTCTCGGTGGTGAACGCCCTGTCGGAATGGCTGGAGCTGACCATCTGGCGCGACGGCCAGGAACACTGGATGAAATTCGCCAATGGCGATGCCGTCAGCCCTCTGAAGGTCACCGGCGACGCCCCGATTGCCGAGCGCGGCGCCCGCAAGGGCCAGCCCAAGAAAGGCACCCGCGTCACCTTCCTGGCCAGCGACGAAACCTTCAAGAACGTGCTGACCTATGATTTCGACAAGCTGGAGCATCGCTATCGCGAGCTGGCGTTCCTGAACAGCGGCGTGCGCATCCTGCTGCGCGACCTGCGCGGCGAGGAGGTCAAGGAGCATGACCTCTATTACGAGGGCGGCATCGGCGCCTTCGTGCGCTTCCTCGACCGCAACAAGCAGGCGCTGATCCCCGACCCCATCGCCATCCATTCCGAGCGCGACGGCATCGGCATCGATGTCGCGCTGGAGTGGAACGACAGCTATTACGAAAACGTCCTCTGCTTCACCAACAACATCCCCCAGCGCGATGGCGGCACGCATCTGGCTGCCTTCCGCGCCGCGCTGACGCGTACCCTGAACGGTTACGCCGAGCGTTCGGGCCTGCTGAAGAAGGAAAAGGTCTCGCTCTCGGGCGAGGATATGCGTGAGGGCCTGACCGCCATCGTCTCGGTCAAGCTGCCCGATCCCAAGTTCTCCTCGCAAACCAAGGACAAGCTGGTCTCCTCGGAAGTCCGCCAGCCCTTGGAAAGCCTGATGGCCGACAAGATGAGCGAATGGCTGGAGGAAAACCCCGCCCACGCCAAGACCGTGATCCAGAAGGTGATCGATGCCGCCGCCGCCCGCGAAGCCGCCAAGCGCGCCCGTGAACTCACGCGCCGCAAGGGCGTGATGGACATCGCCTCCCTCCCCGGCAAGCTGGCCGATTGCCAGGAGCGCGATCCCAGCAAATGCGAACTCTTCCTGGTCGAGGGTGACTCGGCAGGTGGCTCGGCCAAGCAGGGCCGCGATCGCCATTATCAGGCGATCCTGCCGCTGAAGGGCAAGATCCTGAACGTCGAGCGCGCGCGTTTCGACCGGATCATCAGCTCCAAGGAAGTCGGCACGCTGATCCAGGCGATGGGCACCGGCATCCGCGACGAGTTCAACCTCGAAAAGCTGCGCTACCACAAGATCGTCATCATGACCGACGCTGACGTCGACGGCGCGCATATCCGCACCCTGCTGCTGACCTTCTTCCACCGCCAGATGCCCGACATCATCCGCGCCGGGCACCTCTTCATCGCCCAGCCGCCGCTTTACAAGGTCGCCAAGGGCCGCAGCGAGGTCTACCTCAAGGACAATGCCGCGCTCGACCGCTATCTGGTCGAGGCTGGCCTTGCCGGTCGCGTTCTGGAAGCCGCCGGCGGCGCGCGCAGCGGCCCCGATCTGGAAAGTCTGGTCGAGCACGCCATCCGCCTGCGCAACCTGATGGCCTTCGTGCCCCGCCGCCTCAACCCCTCGGTGATCGAGGCGCTGGCTCTTTCGGGCGCGCTGGAGCACGGCCTGACCGTCGAGGAACGCACAGAAGCCTTGGGCAAGGCCTCGGGCTGGCTCAACATGAGCGACCCCGAAGCCCGCTGGTCCGCCACGCTGACCGAGGACGGCCATGTCGAGGTCAACCGCCTGTGGCGCGGCGTCACCGACTACCACAAGATCGACGCCGCCTTCCTGATCAGCGCCGAGGCCCGCAAGCTGGCCAAGCTGGCCGCCGAACAGGCCGAGGCCTATGCCAGCCCCGCCCGTCTGGTGCGCTCTACCGCCGTGGCCGAGCCGGAGCCCGAAGCCACCGACGCCGATGGGGAGGACACCCCCGCCGCCGCCTCGCGCCCGGTCGCGGGTGAGGATACGATCAGCCGCCCCAGCCAGCTTCTCGAGGCGGTGCTGGCGGTGGGCCGCAAGGGCCTGTCGATCCAGCGCTACAAGGGCCTTGGCGAGATGAACGCCGAGCAGCTCTGGGAAACCACGCTGGACCCGAACAACCGCGCCCTGCTGCAGGTGAAGGTCGAGGACGCCGACGTCACCGACGAAATCTTCACCCGCCTGATGGGCGATGTGGTGGAACCGCGCCGCGACTTCATTCAGGAAAACGCGCTGAATGTGGCGAATCTGGACGTTTGA
- a CDS encoding bifunctional metallophosphatase/5'-nucleotidase, producing MIRLSVNLALSVALAAVSPASARTAPAAGAHPSAAHAGAAAVLGAHARPAPKRKLAPVEIGIAAFNDFHGALVNPHQAVLVPNGSGKTGPEGQFQLPAGGAAWFASAVDSVRGKYPNHVTVSAGDLISGSPITSSLFLDEPTVGVMNRLGLDFNAVGNHEFDRGRKELLRMAHGGCEQYTTRKPCALEPYKTPAFPFLAANTITQDGTPLLPPTGTKFFGQGKRRVGIGFIGMTLRGTGDISPPAGVKGLHWADEAETANALAPKLRAQGVDVVALLLHQGGRVRNDPADPNGCEGLYGDIGEILDRLDPSIDLVISGHTHWAYVCDYVGKKPNRDGTPHHFLLTSAGLWGEEVTDIRLLVDPARHRLISARAHNVVVQSAPYQGSKGLVSGSDAFPRFAPRADIAAYVQRYVDAAAQYSSRKAGFIAQAAVKNDGNHGGPLANLIADAQLAATKDAGAQISFMNPFGVRASLIPAPDQSLTFGQIYAVQPFGNTLMTLTMSGAQIKAMLEEGFDATGAEQALSPSEGFAYSYDRSQPIGSRIVSMSFEGKPLDMSARYRVTVADFLANGGDTFFTFTKGTNRTTGPLDLAALEAWLAQNPPRALPEDNRDKDLRPDLSPALAPGTSRTPPPGMHY from the coding sequence ATGATTCGTCTTTCTGTCAACCTCGCCCTCTCGGTTGCCCTTGCGGCAGTGTCTCCCGCTTCCGCCCGGACCGCCCCTGCGGCAGGCGCACACCCCAGTGCCGCCCATGCCGGCGCGGCTGCGGTTCTGGGCGCGCATGCACGCCCCGCGCCCAAGCGCAAACTGGCCCCGGTCGAAATCGGCATTGCGGCCTTCAACGATTTCCACGGCGCTCTGGTCAATCCGCATCAGGCGGTGCTGGTGCCCAATGGCAGCGGCAAGACCGGGCCCGAAGGCCAGTTCCAGCTTCCGGCGGGCGGCGCGGCGTGGTTCGCCAGCGCAGTGGACAGCGTGCGGGGCAAATATCCCAATCATGTCACCGTGTCGGCGGGCGATCTGATCTCGGGCAGCCCGATCACCTCCTCGCTGTTCCTCGACGAGCCCACGGTGGGCGTGATGAACCGGCTCGGGCTCGACTTCAACGCGGTGGGCAATCACGAGTTCGACCGGGGCCGCAAGGAGCTGCTGCGCATGGCCCATGGCGGCTGCGAGCAGTACACCACCCGCAAGCCCTGCGCGCTCGAGCCCTACAAGACCCCGGCCTTCCCCTTTCTGGCGGCCAACACCATCACGCAGGACGGCACGCCGCTGCTGCCCCCCACCGGCACCAAATTCTTCGGCCAGGGCAAGCGGCGGGTCGGCATCGGCTTTATCGGCATGACCCTGCGCGGTACCGGCGACATTTCCCCGCCCGCAGGCGTCAAAGGCCTGCACTGGGCCGATGAGGCCGAGACCGCCAATGCGCTGGCGCCCAAACTGCGGGCGCAAGGCGTGGATGTGGTCGCGCTGCTGCTGCATCAGGGCGGGCGGGTGCGCAACGATCCGGCCGATCCCAATGGCTGCGAGGGGCTCTATGGCGACATCGGCGAGATTCTCGACCGGCTCGATCCCTCCATCGATCTGGTGATCTCGGGCCATACGCATTGGGCCTATGTCTGCGATTATGTCGGCAAGAAACCCAACCGCGATGGAACGCCGCATCACTTTCTGCTGACCAGCGCGGGCCTGTGGGGCGAGGAAGTCACCGACATCCGCCTGCTGGTCGATCCCGCGCGGCACCGCTTGATCTCGGCCAGGGCGCATAATGTGGTGGTGCAGTCGGCGCCCTATCAGGGATCGAAGGGTCTGGTGAGCGGCAGTGACGCCTTCCCGCGCTTCGCCCCGCGCGCCGATATTGCCGCCTATGTGCAGCGCTACGTCGATGCCGCCGCGCAATATTCGTCGCGCAAGGCGGGCTTTATCGCTCAGGCGGCGGTGAAGAACGACGGCAACCATGGCGGGCCGCTGGCCAATCTGATCGCCGATGCGCAACTGGCCGCCACGAAGGATGCGGGCGCCCAGATCTCCTTCATGAACCCCTTTGGCGTGCGCGCCTCGCTGATCCCGGCGCCGGACCAGAGCCTGACCTTCGGCCAGATCTATGCCGTCCAGCCCTTTGGCAACACGCTGATGACCCTGACCATGAGCGGCGCCCAGATCAAGGCGATGCTGGAGGAAGGCTTCGATGCCACCGGGGCCGAGCAGGCGCTCTCTCCCTCGGAAGGTTTTGCCTACAGCTATGACCGCTCGCAGCCCATCGGCAGCCGGATCGTCAGCATGAGTTTCGAGGGCAAACCGCTGGATATGAGCGCCAGATACCGCGTGACGGTGGCCGATTTCCTCGCCAATGGCGGCGACACCTTCTTCACCTTCACCAAGGGCACCAACCGCACCACCGGCCCGCTCGATCTGGCCGCGCTGGAAGCATGGCTGGCGCAAAATCCGCCACGCGCCCTGCCCGAGGACAATCGCGACAAGGATCTGCGGCCCGATCTGAGCCCGGCGCTGGCCCCGGGCACCAGCCGCACCCCGCCGCCGGGGATGCATTATTGA
- a CDS encoding SAM-dependent methyltransferase, with translation MPADMTLEQSLTRLIALQGPVSLTLWMGQANAHYYGSRDPLGADGDFTTAPEISQMFGEMIGVWLADVWSRAGSTVDAAYVELGPGRGTLARDALRVLRRFGWAGSVHFVETSPTMREAQARAEPGAQWHDDLGSLPEDRPLLIVANEFLDALPVRQIVKTPQGWRERMVGLQDDRFVPMAGTMPLDLAVPEAFREAEAQTIVEVSPAASAVMGEVSRLLAAQGGAGLVVDYGYTAPQTGSTLQALKGHAAANPFATPGEADLTTLVDFSAAIEAAQAAGARVAGPVGQGAFLGALGIAQRAGALAKASPPRAGEVAGALERLVAPEQMGTLFKVLGLAGKDWPLGAGF, from the coding sequence ATGCCTGCCGACATGACGCTGGAGCAAAGCCTGACACGGCTGATCGCCTTGCAGGGGCCGGTCAGCCTGACGCTGTGGATGGGGCAGGCCAATGCCCATTATTACGGCAGCCGCGATCCGCTGGGCGCGGATGGCGATTTCACCACCGCGCCCGAAATCAGCCAGATGTTCGGCGAGATGATCGGCGTGTGGCTGGCCGATGTGTGGTCGCGCGCCGGGAGCACGGTGGATGCGGCCTATGTCGAGCTGGGGCCGGGGCGGGGCACTCTGGCCCGCGATGCCTTGCGGGTGCTGCGGCGTTTCGGCTGGGCGGGCAGCGTCCATTTCGTCGAGACCTCGCCCACCATGCGCGAGGCTCAGGCCCGCGCCGAGCCGGGCGCGCAGTGGCATGACGATCTGGGCAGCCTGCCCGAGGACAGGCCGCTGCTGATCGTCGCCAATGAGTTTCTCGATGCGCTGCCGGTGCGTCAGATCGTGAAGACGCCGCAAGGCTGGCGCGAGCGGATGGTGGGCCTGCAGGATGACCGCTTTGTGCCGATGGCGGGCACCATGCCGCTGGATCTGGCCGTGCCCGAGGCTTTCCGCGAGGCCGAGGCGCAGACCATCGTCGAGGTCTCCCCCGCCGCCAGCGCGGTGATGGGGGAGGTCTCGCGGCTGCTGGCGGCGCAGGGCGGGGCGGGGCTGGTGGTCGATTATGGCTACACCGCGCCGCAGACCGGTTCGACGCTTCAGGCTTTGAAGGGCCACGCCGCCGCTAATCCCTTCGCCACGCCGGGCGAGGCGGATCTGACCACGCTGGTCGATTTTTCCGCCGCCATCGAAGCGGCGCAGGCGGCTGGCGCTCGGGTGGCCGGGCCGGTGGGGCAGGGGGCGTTTCTTGGCGCTCTGGGCATCGCGCAAAGGGCCGGAGCACTGGCCAAGGCCTCGCCCCCGCGAGCGGGAGAGGTCGCCGGTGCGCTCGAACGGCTGGTGGCTCCCGAGCAGATGGGCACCTTGTTCAAGGTGCTGGGGCTGGCCGGGAAGGATTGGCCGCTGGGCGCCGGTTTCTAA
- the lgt gene encoding prolipoprotein diacylglyceryl transferase: protein MTLDLVLDAATAAGSAVHQPLQWVDLHLKRGIELGPLTTHFGFTLRYYSLAYLAGILFGYWHLTREIKTAGAPLGQRHADDLFFWCTIGIILGGRSGYALFYDHAMLTSPTLFVRLWDGGMSFHGGLAGVIVAIAWVCRANGLSFLRVGDYIAPCAPIGLFFGRCANFINGELWGRVTTPDVAWAMVFPDGGPLPRHPSQLYEAALEGLVLALILIPLFWKSGARWRPGLLSGIFVGGYGVARFCVEYFREPDRQLEDFAHATGMSMGQWLCVPMIVLGLVLVVRALRRPAVGSAVGAPAVA from the coding sequence ATGACGCTCGATCTTGTTCTCGACGCCGCAACAGCCGCCGGCAGCGCCGTCCATCAGCCCTTGCAATGGGTCGACCTGCATCTGAAGCGCGGCATCGAACTGGGGCCGCTGACCACCCATTTCGGCTTTACGCTGCGCTATTACTCGCTGGCCTATCTGGCGGGCATCCTCTTCGGCTATTGGCATCTGACGCGCGAGATCAAGACGGCGGGCGCCCCGCTGGGCCAGCGCCATGCCGATGATCTGTTCTTCTGGTGTACCATCGGCATCATTCTGGGCGGGCGCAGCGGCTATGCGCTGTTCTATGACCATGCGATGCTGACCAGCCCCACGCTGTTCGTGCGTCTGTGGGACGGCGGCATGAGCTTCCATGGCGGGCTTGCCGGGGTGATCGTGGCGATTGCCTGGGTGTGCCGGGCCAATGGCCTGAGCTTCCTGCGGGTGGGGGATTACATCGCCCCATGCGCCCCGATCGGCCTGTTCTTCGGGCGCTGTGCCAACTTCATCAATGGCGAGCTGTGGGGCCGTGTCACCACGCCGGATGTGGCCTGGGCGATGGTCTTCCCCGATGGCGGCCCGCTGCCGCGCCACCCCAGCCAGCTTTACGAGGCGGCGCTGGAAGGTCTGGTGTTGGCTTTGATCCTGATCCCGCTGTTCTGGAAGAGCGGCGCGCGCTGGCGCCCCGGCCTGTTGAGCGGCATCTTTGTGGGCGGCTATGGCGTGGCGCGCTTCTGCGTCGAATATTTCCGCGAGCCGGACCGCCAGCTTGAGGATTTCGCCCATGCCACCGGCATGTCGATGGGGCAGTGGCTCTGTGTGCCGATGATCGTGCTGGGTCTGGTGCTGGTGGTGCGCGCGCTGCGTCGCCCGGCCGTGGGTTCGGCGGTGGGCGCGCCCGCGGTCGCCTGA
- a CDS encoding [protein-PII] uridylyltransferase: MNDLRIPNQRAVIDRRALTATIAAEVAAKPPTGQRMKVVEALRAALAHGREEIARRLEERPAAGHDAAAAQAFLVDQLLRVIHDHVINDVYPSGHRSSGERLTIMAVGGYGRGEMAPHSDVDIAFLTPSKQTHWCEQVIEAMLYFLWDLGLKVGHSSRSLDDMVRMAKSDITICTALLEGRYVWGDQELFDEARRRFFAEVVAGTERQFVTEKLIERNERHKRLGDSRYVVEPNVKEGKGGLRDLHTLYWIGKYIHKVRSVAELVDVGLLTPKEYRDFRRAENFFWAVRCHLHQLTNRAEDRLTFDLQRAVAERMNFADRPGKSAVERFMQYFFLQAKQVGSLTGVFLAQLEEQSAKKQRKGLLATFRGRTKTIKGFKVASSRIAAPDDTWFAADPVRMLEIFAIADEQGLEIHPETMRLLTRDCRMIDAAVRKDPRANELFLGVLTSPRDPETVLRWMNEAGVFGRFVPEFGRVNAQMQFDMYHHYTVDEHTIRAIGLLARIEKGELKQDHPLATTLIGKVHSRRATFCAVLMHDIAKGRGGDHSILGAEIAKRLCPRFGLSEDETALVSWLVRQHLIMSATAFKRDLADWKTITDFVSVVQSLERLRQLALLTIVDIRAVGPGVWNSWKRQLLAELYNAAEERLRLGHVQSHRAERIEAKKQAVAARMGDNGAMVERVGKLMADAYWIAEGEDVIALNLAQLDQSAGEQLSITTTYDAARGATLVMVIAADHPGLFYRIAGGIHLAGGNIIDARIHTAKNGTAVDNFLVQDPLGRPFSEEGQFARLKTTIGDALANRVPLVPQLAARPLARPRAEAFEVRPRVEFDNDASNRFTVVEISARDRPALLNRLARALFEARLIVHSAHIATYGERAIDTFYVTDLFAGKIDTASRLKSVEKRLLEAASEDVPEVA; this comes from the coding sequence ATGAACGACCTGCGCATCCCCAACCAGCGTGCCGTGATCGACCGACGGGCGCTAACCGCCACCATCGCCGCCGAGGTGGCCGCCAAGCCGCCCACCGGCCAGCGGATGAAGGTGGTCGAAGCGCTGCGCGCCGCGCTGGCCCATGGCCGTGAGGAAATCGCCCGCCGCCTGGAAGAACGCCCGGCAGCCGGTCATGATGCGGCGGCGGCTCAGGCCTTTCTGGTCGACCAACTGCTGCGCGTCATCCACGATCACGTCATCAACGATGTCTACCCCTCCGGGCACCGCTCCAGCGGCGAGCGGCTGACGATCATGGCCGTGGGCGGCTATGGGCGCGGCGAGATGGCGCCGCATTCCGATGTCGACATCGCCTTCCTCACCCCCTCCAAGCAGACCCACTGGTGCGAGCAGGTGATCGAGGCGATGCTCTATTTCCTGTGGGATCTGGGGCTGAAGGTCGGCCATTCCAGCCGCAGCCTCGACGATATGGTCCGCATGGCCAAATCGGACATCACCATCTGCACCGCCCTGCTGGAAGGCCGCTATGTCTGGGGCGATCAGGAATTGTTCGATGAGGCGCGCCGCCGCTTCTTCGCCGAGGTCGTCGCGGGCACCGAACGCCAGTTCGTCACCGAAAAGCTGATCGAACGCAACGAGCGCCACAAAAGACTGGGCGATTCGCGCTATGTGGTTGAGCCCAATGTGAAAGAGGGCAAGGGCGGCCTGCGCGACCTGCACACGCTCTACTGGATCGGCAAATACATCCACAAGGTGCGCTCTGTGGCGGAACTGGTCGATGTCGGCCTGCTGACGCCCAAGGAATACCGCGATTTCCGCCGCGCCGAGAACTTCTTCTGGGCCGTGCGCTGCCACCTGCACCAGCTCACCAACCGCGCTGAAGACCGCCTGACCTTCGACCTGCAGCGCGCCGTGGCCGAGCGCATGAATTTCGCCGACCGCCCCGGCAAAAGCGCGGTCGAGCGCTTCATGCAGTACTTCTTCCTGCAGGCCAAACAGGTCGGCAGCCTGACCGGCGTCTTCCTCGCCCAGCTTGAGGAGCAGAGCGCCAAGAAGCAGCGCAAGGGCCTGTTGGCCACCTTTCGCGGGCGGACCAAGACGATCAAGGGCTTCAAGGTCGCCTCCAGCCGGATTGCCGCGCCCGACGACACCTGGTTTGCGGCCGACCCTGTCCGCATGCTGGAAATCTTCGCCATCGCCGACGAGCAGGGTCTGGAAATCCACCCCGAGACCATGCGCCTGCTCACCCGCGACTGCCGGATGATCGACGCCGCGGTGCGCAAGGACCCCAGGGCCAACGAACTGTTCCTCGGCGTGCTGACCAGCCCGCGCGACCCCGAAACCGTGCTGCGCTGGATGAACGAGGCGGGCGTCTTCGGCCGCTTCGTGCCCGAATTCGGGCGCGTCAACGCCCAGATGCAGTTCGACATGTACCACCACTATACGGTGGACGAGCACACCATCCGCGCCATCGGCCTGCTCGCCCGCATCGAAAAGGGCGAGCTGAAACAAGATCATCCCCTCGCCACGACGCTGATCGGCAAGGTGCATTCGCGCCGTGCCACCTTCTGCGCCGTGCTGATGCATGACATCGCCAAGGGCCGCGGCGGCGACCATTCCATCCTGGGCGCCGAGATCGCCAAGCGCCTCTGCCCCCGCTTCGGCCTGAGCGAGGATGAAACCGCGCTGGTCAGTTGGCTGGTGCGCCAGCATCTGATCATGAGCGCCACCGCCTTCAAGCGCGATCTGGCCGACTGGAAGACCATCACCGATTTCGTCTCGGTGGTGCAATCGCTGGAACGCCTGCGCCAGCTCGCCCTGCTGACCATCGTCGACATCCGCGCCGTCGGCCCCGGCGTGTGGAACAGCTGGAAGCGCCAGTTGCTGGCCGAACTCTACAATGCGGCGGAGGAACGCCTGCGCCTCGGCCATGTCCAGAGCCACCGCGCCGAGCGCATCGAGGCCAAGAAACAGGCCGTCGCCGCCCGCATGGGCGACAATGGCGCCATGGTCGAGCGCGTCGGCAAGCTGATGGCCGACGCCTACTGGATCGCCGAGGGCGAGGACGTGATCGCGCTCAACCTCGCGCAGCTCGATCAGTCGGCGGGCGAACAGCTCTCCATCACCACCACCTATGATGCCGCGCGCGGCGCCACGCTGGTGATGGTGATCGCCGCCGACCACCCCGGCCTGTTCTACCGCATCGCCGGCGGCATCCACCTGGCGGGCGGCAACATCATCGACGCCCGCATCCACACCGCCAAGAACGGCACCGCCGTCGACAACTTCCTGGTGCAGGACCCGCTGGGCCGCCCCTTCTCCGAGGAAGGGCAATTCGCGCGGTTGAAGACCACGATTGGCGACGCTCTGGCCAACCGCGTGCCGCTGGTGCCGCAACTGGCTGCCCGCCCCCTCGCCCGGCCCCGCGCGGAGGCCTTCGAGGTCCGCCCGCGCGTGGAGTTCGACAATGATGCGTCGAACCGCTTCACCGTGGTGGAAATCTCCGCCCGCGACCGGCCCGCGCTGCTGAACCGGCTGGCGCGCGCTTTGTTCGAGGCGCGGCTGATCGTGCATTCCGCCCATATCGCCACCTATGGCGAGCGGGCCATCGATACGTTCTATGTGACCGATCTGTTCGCCGGGAAGATCGATACCGCCAGCCGGTTGAAGTCGGTCGAGAAGCGGTTGCTGGAAGCAGCAAGCGAGGATGTGCCGGAAGTAGCATAA